A genomic segment from Klebsiella africana encodes:
- the gpM gene encoding phage terminase small subunit, with product MLTPAQRHFQKVMAERRGISDERDAETRTAHEQILFRLHMHKSSLSQIQSRQAKAAVKASILPEFQGWIDGTIEGDSGRADPVIPTLMVWAVDCSDYALALRIGRYVVKHGLSMPDDNYRRPAPTVLAEEICNPILNLATTDAGADLSGYIPMLDELAEIVADSDMPDEVRAKLCKVRAFCRRDTEDAETKGEALKLFREAMSLNPGAGVKREIASLVSALKKAPQTSAASGDAKDEISSSDTAATETPATEKATRTRKQTKTAAGTQKATRKTAAKKTTKTATK from the coding sequence ATGCTGACACCGGCACAAAGACACTTTCAGAAGGTCATGGCAGAGAGGCGGGGCATCAGTGATGAGCGTGACGCGGAGACGCGCACCGCGCATGAGCAGATCCTCTTTCGCCTGCATATGCATAAATCTTCGCTAAGCCAAATCCAGTCCCGCCAGGCGAAGGCCGCTGTAAAGGCCAGCATCCTTCCTGAGTTTCAGGGATGGATTGACGGCACGATCGAGGGCGACAGCGGGCGCGCGGATCCGGTCATCCCCACGCTGATGGTGTGGGCGGTGGACTGCTCCGACTATGCGCTGGCGCTGCGTATCGGGCGCTATGTCGTTAAGCATGGCCTGAGCATGCCGGATGACAACTATCGCCGCCCGGCACCCACGGTACTGGCCGAGGAAATCTGCAATCCCATTCTGAACCTCGCCACCACGGACGCCGGAGCCGATTTGTCAGGCTATATCCCCATGCTGGACGAGCTGGCCGAAATTGTGGCTGACAGTGATATGCCGGATGAGGTCCGCGCGAAGCTGTGCAAGGTGAGGGCGTTTTGCCGTCGCGACACGGAAGACGCGGAAACCAAAGGCGAAGCGCTGAAACTCTTCCGGGAAGCCATGAGCCTGAACCCTGGTGCCGGTGTGAAACGGGAGATCGCTTCTCTGGTCAGCGCTTTGAAAAAGGCGCCGCAGACCAGCGCGGCAAGTGGTGATGCGAAAGATGAGATTTCATCCAGCGACACAGCAGCAACCGAAACACCCGCAACAGAAAAAGCAACACGAACGCGCAAGCAGACGAAAACGGCGGCCGGCACTCAAAAAGCCACCCGCAAAACGGCGGCAAAAAAGACAACGAAAACCGCCACAAAGTAA
- the lysC gene encoding Rz1-like lysis system protein LysC, whose translation MSNSVMQKGSADVKQCRPRSMVTRALLLLCLTLSAAACKNAPPAPIIQLVREPVPESLTEETPRPALDKPVTWGAVAIFSDRLMDALDACNADKAAIRQWDSLRQNTRKEP comes from the coding sequence GTGAGCAACAGCGTAATGCAGAAGGGGAGCGCCGACGTGAAGCAATGCAGACCGCGTTCAATGGTGACACGTGCGCTGTTACTCCTGTGCCTGACGCTGTCAGCCGCAGCCTGCAAAAACGCACCGCCCGCGCCGATCATTCAACTGGTCCGTGAACCCGTCCCGGAGAGCCTGACCGAAGAGACACCACGCCCGGCGCTGGATAAGCCAGTGACCTGGGGCGCGGTGGCGATATTCAGCGACAGGCTGATGGATGCGCTTGATGCATGCAATGCTGACAAAGCGGCAATCCGCCAGTGGGACAGTCTGCGCCAGAACACCCGAAAGGAGCCATAA
- a CDS encoding lysozyme, translated as MKNIIKKCSIAVIVALGISLAPGSVRTSKEGQQKIAGWEDCRSTPYYCTAGALTIGIGSTGGVENREYSNQEIARRWINDLQRAENCINNNFHGAYMPQLTFEAMTDAALNLGCTGLMWFTDKNGRKQRTTIWKHAQARQWPQMCNRLTDFVNVGGKRSAGLVNRRNDFKAWCLLGLSTPS; from the coding sequence ATGAAGAACATCATCAAAAAATGTTCGATTGCGGTGATTGTGGCTCTGGGCATTTCGCTGGCGCCCGGGAGCGTCAGAACGTCGAAAGAAGGGCAGCAGAAAATTGCAGGTTGGGAAGACTGCCGCAGCACGCCTTATTACTGCACGGCGGGTGCTCTGACCATTGGTATCGGCTCCACGGGCGGCGTAGAAAACCGCGAATACAGCAACCAGGAAATAGCGCGACGCTGGATCAATGATCTGCAACGGGCAGAAAACTGTATTAATAACAATTTTCACGGCGCCTACATGCCGCAACTCACCTTTGAGGCTATGACGGATGCTGCCCTGAATCTGGGCTGCACCGGGCTGATGTGGTTCACCGACAAAAACGGACGCAAGCAGAGGACCACGATCTGGAAGCATGCCCAGGCCAGACAATGGCCGCAGATGTGCAACAGGCTGACTGATTTCGTCAATGTGGGCGGTAAGCGCTCCGCCGGGCTGGTTAACCGGCGCAATGACTTTAAAGCCTGGTGCCTGCTGGGCCTGAGTACGCCGTCATGA
- a CDS encoding head completion/stabilization protein — MSFIAQRPVRPAESDVTDVDDGGAQIAIGTFWPTVKLHDLRLAARIAGDITTSRLMHMATEAALHVADQLKDWRKQREAEGAESLASVLLTSAGEPVEQINGESAKVYRFRRAVYSFTRASVLEGYRDVGTTPKGDKDAEALDRQIDDLWRDGRWSIADIREEARIYAELF, encoded by the coding sequence ATGAGTTTTATCGCACAGCGCCCCGTCAGACCTGCTGAAAGTGATGTGACAGACGTGGACGACGGCGGCGCACAGATTGCCATCGGCACTTTCTGGCCGACGGTAAAACTCCACGATCTGCGCCTGGCTGCCCGCATCGCCGGTGACATTACAACATCCCGATTAATGCATATGGCAACGGAGGCCGCGCTGCATGTCGCGGATCAATTGAAGGACTGGCGCAAGCAAAGGGAAGCGGAAGGCGCGGAGTCACTGGCTTCTGTACTGCTGACTTCCGCCGGTGAACCTGTCGAGCAGATTAACGGCGAAAGCGCAAAAGTTTATCGCTTCCGACGTGCGGTCTACTCCTTCACGCGCGCCAGTGTTCTGGAGGGTTACAGGGATGTTGGCACCACGCCAAAAGGTGACAAAGACGCCGAAGCCCTGGACAGGCAAATAGATGATCTCTGGCGGGACGGACGCTGGAGTATCGCTGACATTCGGGAAGAAGCCCGTATCTATGCGGAGCTGTTCTGA
- a CDS encoding tail protein X — protein sequence MKVRALQNDTVDQLCWRHYGKTAGVTEKVLEANPGLSNQIFLNAGQEIEMPVITSEVERVTVQLWE from the coding sequence ATGAAAGTCAGGGCGTTGCAAAACGACACGGTTGATCAGCTCTGCTGGCGTCATTACGGCAAAACCGCAGGTGTCACGGAGAAGGTGCTCGAAGCCAATCCGGGACTGAGCAACCAGATATTTTTGAATGCCGGGCAGGAGATCGAAATGCCCGTGATAACCAGCGAGGTGGAACGGGTAACCGTCCAGTTATGGGAATGA
- a CDS encoding phage tail protein has translation MLKINTLRAAIEKANTWCRANPEAWTVFVEEGGIETTGETPSFMYRYSLVLFVMNYAGSIDDFTLPLMAWLWFNQPDLLLNPDKNQQIKFTTLINNDDTADLMFELPVHQRVLVQLDEKGVPCAEHLPEPRPRVLAPHAAGWGLVFEGMLQEGGA, from the coding sequence ATGCTGAAGATAAACACACTCCGCGCCGCCATAGAGAAAGCAAATACCTGGTGCCGGGCGAACCCGGAAGCCTGGACGGTGTTTGTTGAAGAGGGTGGCATTGAAACTACCGGTGAAACGCCGTCGTTCATGTATCGCTATTCTCTGGTGCTGTTCGTCATGAACTACGCAGGGAGCATTGACGACTTCACTCTGCCGCTGATGGCCTGGCTCTGGTTTAATCAGCCCGATCTACTGCTGAACCCCGATAAAAACCAGCAGATTAAATTCACCACACTGATTAACAACGATGACACCGCCGATCTGATGTTTGAGCTGCCGGTACATCAGCGGGTACTGGTGCAACTGGATGAAAAAGGCGTGCCGTGCGCCGAGCATTTGCCGGAGCCTCGACCGCGCGTGCTGGCCCCTCACGCCGCAGGCTGGGGGCTGGTATTTGAAGGCATGCTTCAGGAGGGCGGAGCGTGA